In a genomic window of Physeter macrocephalus isolate SW-GA chromosome 14, ASM283717v5, whole genome shotgun sequence:
- the KRT222 gene encoding keratin-like protein KRT222, protein MELSQLLNEIRANYEKLLTRNQIETVLSTRIQLEEDLSKKMDKDEEALKAAQAELKEARRQWHHLQVEIESLHAVERGLENSLHASEQHYQMQLQDLEAVIEGLEKELQEVRRGIEKQLQEHEMLLNTKMRLEQEIATYRRLLEKEEIRYYGCIQGGKKEQKPTTSRVGFVLPSAIINEISFSTKVPQKYENEKVETVTKQAILNGNVVKESTEAHGTIQTEKVDEVIKEWEGSFFKDNPRLRKKSVSLRFDLHLAATDEGCLQTKQDNLPDIEVRLIMRRSCSIPSIKPPSAAN, encoded by the exons atggagctgTCCCAGCTACTCAATGAGATCAGGGCAAACTATGAAAAGCTCCTCACCAGAAATCAGATAGAGACCGTGCTCTCAACAAGGATCCAG TTGGAGGAAGATCTAagcaaaaaaatggacaaagatgaAGAGGCTTTAAAGGCAGCTCAAGCAGAACTCAAGGAAGCCCGACGCCAGTGGCATCACCTGCAAGTGGAAATTGAATCTCTCCATGCTGTG GAAAGGGGCCTTGAAAACTCCCTACACGCCAGTGAACAACATTACCAGATGCAGCTGCAAGACCTAGAGGCAGTGATTGAAGGACTAGAAAAAGAGCTACAGGAAGTAAGGCGCGGCATTGAAAAGCAGCTTCAAGAGCATGAAATGCTCCTCAACACGAAGATGAGGCTAGAACAAGAAATCGCAACTTATCGCCGCCtcctagaaaaggaagaaatcag ATATTATGGTTGCATCCAAggtgggaaaaaagaacaaaaacctacCACAAGTAGagttggttttgttttaccttcaG ccattataaatgaaatatctttttcaacAAAAGTCCCACAGAAGTATGAGAACGAAAAAGTGGAAACAGTGACCAAACAAGCAATATTAAATGGAAATGTCGTGAAAGAAAGCACTGAAGCTCATGGCACTATTCA gACAGAGAAAGTGGATGAAGTTATTAAAGAATGGGAAGGTTCCTTCTTTAAAGATAACCCTCGATTAAGGAAAAAATCTGTTTCTCTTCGATTCGATCTTCATTTAGCAGCCACTGATGAAGGGTGCTTACAGACTAAGCAGGATAATCTACCAGATATAGAGGTCAGGCTTATCATGAGAAGATCATGCAGTATCCCCTCTATCAAACCTCCATCAGCAGCTAATTAA